Proteins encoded by one window of Streptococcus suis S735:
- a CDS encoding DUF1033 family protein, whose amino-acid sequence MYQVIKMYGDFEPWWFLDGWEEDVTSRAAFDRYEDALNAFQKEWVRLSEDFPMKKSKNGTMVAFWDESDQHWCEECDEYLQRYHSLMLVEARENLPAGFIKQPTQPRVRPCKLKQNNCVNE is encoded by the coding sequence ATGTATCAAGTTATTAAAATGTATGGAGATTTTGAACCCTGGTGGTTCTTAGATGGTTGGGAAGAGGATGTTACCAGTAGGGCTGCTTTTGATCGCTATGAGGATGCACTGAATGCCTTTCAAAAAGAGTGGGTACGGCTATCAGAGGATTTTCCAATGAAGAAAAGTAAGAATGGAACGATGGTGGCTTTTTGGGATGAATCAGACCAGCATTGGTGCGAGGAATGCGATGAATATTTGCAGCGGTATCATTCGCTGATGTTGGTAGAAGCGAGAGAAAATTTACCGGCTGGTTTTATTAAGCAACCTACGCAACCTCGTGTACGCCCCTGCAAATTAAAACAAAATAATTGCGTAAATGAATAA
- the comGF gene encoding competence type IV pilus minor pilin ComGF, whose translation MLKSKIPAFTLLECLVVLVILSGSLLIFEGLSKLLVQEAHYQGQTVQKEWLVFSSQLRSEWDQAELVKVENGKVYVNKGEQALAFGKSWSDDFRKTNDRGQGYQPMLYQVDSAAISQENQLVRIDFSFKNGEERTFIYAFKEKS comes from the coding sequence TTGTTAAAAAGTAAAATTCCTGCTTTTACACTCTTGGAATGTTTGGTGGTTCTAGTCATTCTGTCAGGTAGCCTCTTGATTTTTGAAGGCTTATCCAAATTACTAGTCCAGGAAGCGCATTATCAAGGTCAGACCGTTCAAAAGGAATGGTTGGTCTTCTCTAGCCAATTGCGGTCGGAGTGGGACCAGGCTGAATTGGTCAAGGTTGAAAATGGCAAGGTCTATGTCAACAAAGGTGAACAGGCTTTGGCCTTTGGCAAGTCATGGTCGGATGATTTTCGGAAAACAAATGATAGAGGCCAGGGTTACCAACCCATGCTCTATCAGGTGGATAGCGCAGCCATTTCCCAAGAAAACCAGCTGGTGCGCATCGACTTTAGCTTTAAAAACGGAGAGGAGCGAACCTTTATCTATGCTTTTAAAGAAAAAAGTTAA
- the comGA gene encoding competence type IV pilus ATPase ComGA, which yields MIQEKARKMIEEAVADRVSDIYLVPRGECYQVYHRIMDDREFVQDLAEEEVTAIISHFKFLAGLNVGEKRRSQQGSCDYDYGSGEISLRLSTVGDYRGKESLVIRLLYDNDKELKFWFEAAERLAEEIKGRGLYLFSGPVGSGKTTLMYHLARLKFPDKQILTIEDPVEIKQEDMLQLQLNEAIGATYDNLIKLSLRHRPDLLIIGEIRDAETARAVIRASLTGATVFSTVHARSISGVYARMLELGVGPEELNNALQGIAYQRLIGGGGVVDFAKGNYQNHSADQWNAQIDRLFAAGHISLRQAETEKITLGSPA from the coding sequence ATGATTCAAGAAAAAGCAAGAAAGATGATTGAAGAGGCGGTGGCGGATAGGGTCAGTGACATTTATCTGGTTCCTCGTGGTGAGTGTTACCAAGTCTATCATCGTATCATGGACGATCGGGAATTTGTGCAAGACTTGGCTGAGGAGGAAGTAACAGCCATCATCAGCCATTTCAAGTTTTTAGCAGGTTTAAATGTTGGCGAAAAACGCCGTAGCCAGCAGGGTTCCTGTGACTATGATTATGGGAGCGGAGAGATTTCACTTCGCTTATCAACTGTCGGAGATTATCGTGGCAAGGAAAGTTTGGTTATCCGCCTGCTCTATGACAATGACAAGGAACTCAAGTTCTGGTTTGAGGCGGCCGAGCGGCTTGCAGAAGAAATCAAGGGACGAGGGCTCTACCTTTTTTCGGGTCCAGTCGGCTCTGGTAAGACCACACTTATGTACCATCTTGCTAGGCTGAAATTCCCAGACAAGCAGATTTTGACCATCGAGGATCCTGTTGAAATCAAGCAGGAGGACATGCTGCAACTCCAGCTCAATGAAGCCATCGGAGCCACCTACGACAATCTGATCAAACTGTCCCTCCGTCATCGACCAGACTTGCTCATCATCGGTGAAATTCGGGATGCGGAAACCGCTCGAGCAGTCATTCGAGCCAGCCTGACAGGAGCTACCGTTTTCTCAACAGTTCATGCAAGGTCTATTTCGGGTGTCTATGCTCGTATGTTGGAATTGGGTGTCGGTCCTGAGGAGTTAAACAATGCCCTTCAAGGTATTGCCTATCAACGTTTAATCGGGGGAGGAGGTGTGGTAGATTTTGCAAAGGGAAATTACCAAAACCATTCCGCAGACCAGTGGAATGCGCAAATTGATCGGCTTTTTGCAGCAGGACATATCAGTCTTCGGCAGGCAGAAACAGAAAAAATTACCCTTGGCTCGCCAGCGTAA
- a CDS encoding folate family ECF transporter S component produces the protein MEKKIPKLTVQLLAAIAMTLALVMIAENHFSVRLSDTLQVQFTFIPNTILGAIAGPVWAAVFAAISDPAFVLFSGQSMLFSFILIEAVSAFIYGWFFYRKPLDTKNKADWLYVAGVVVLIQVVISFIMTPIALHFHFGTPWIVLYSSRLIKAVFEIPLRIVVTMLVLPSLQKIPELAKLMGIK, from the coding sequence ATGGAAAAGAAGATTCCAAAACTAACGGTGCAGTTGTTGGCTGCTATTGCGATGACTCTTGCCTTGGTCATGATTGCGGAGAACCATTTTTCTGTTCGTCTTTCTGATACCTTGCAGGTCCAGTTTACCTTTATCCCTAATACTATTTTAGGTGCGATTGCTGGTCCTGTTTGGGCTGCTGTATTTGCGGCGATTTCAGACCCAGCTTTTGTCTTGTTTAGTGGACAGAGCATGCTTTTTAGTTTTATCTTGATTGAGGCGGTATCGGCTTTTATCTATGGCTGGTTCTTCTATCGAAAACCGCTAGACACCAAGAACAAGGCTGATTGGCTCTATGTTGCAGGGGTTGTTGTCTTGATTCAGGTTGTGATTTCCTTTATCATGACACCGATTGCCCTCCATTTCCATTTTGGAACACCTTGGATTGTTCTGTATAGCAGTCGCTTGATTAAGGCGGTTTTTGAAATTCCATTACGCATTGTCGTGACTATGCTTGTCTTACCAAGTTTACAAAAAATACCTGAATTGGCTAAGTTAATGGGCATTAAATAA
- the comGD gene encoding competence type IV pilus minor pilin ComGD produces the protein MLRRKNKAFTLFESLLTLLVVSFLAVSLSGTVQTVFRSVQEEIFLWEFEAIYKDSQKLAASSHKKVNLAIGGQEVTNGYQAVEVPRNVEVLEEKTIQFEEDGGNSSLTKIRFHLSQKIVTYQLYIGSGRYKKTEE, from the coding sequence ATGCTACGGCGAAAAAATAAGGCTTTTACCCTGTTTGAAAGCCTGCTGACCTTGTTGGTTGTCAGTTTTTTAGCTGTTTCCTTATCAGGAACAGTACAAACGGTCTTTCGGTCTGTTCAGGAAGAAATTTTTCTCTGGGAATTTGAGGCCATCTATAAAGACAGTCAGAAATTAGCAGCCAGTTCCCACAAAAAAGTGAACCTTGCTATCGGTGGACAGGAGGTTACAAATGGTTATCAGGCTGTAGAGGTGCCCAGAAACGTAGAGGTCTTAGAGGAGAAAACTATTCAGTTTGAAGAAGATGGTGGAAATTCTTCTCTGACCAAGATTCGTTTTCACCTTAGTCAAAAAATAGTCACGTATCAATTATATATAGGGAGTGGTCGCTATAAGAAAACAGAAGAATAA
- a CDS encoding acetate kinase has protein sequence MSKTIAINAGSSSLKWQLYQMPEETVLAAGIVERIGLNDSISTVKYDGKKESEVLDIPNHTVAVKILLEDLLKHNIIAAYEEITGIGHRVVAGGEIFKESVVIGPKEVEQIEELSALAPLHNPAHVAAMRAFEEVLPEVLNVAVFDTAFHTTMPKHAYLYPIPQKYYTDHKVRKYGAHGTSHYYVAHEAAKVLGRPIEELKLITAHIGNGVSITANYHGESVDTSMGFTPLAGPMMGTRSGDIDPAIIPYLIANVEELKDAADVVNMLNKQSGLFGVSGFSSDMRDIEAGIQAHNPDAVLAYNIFIDRIKKFIGQYLAVLNGADAIVFTAGMGENAPLMRNDVVEGLSWFGIELDPEKNVFGNYGDISTAESRVRVLVIPTDEELVIAREVERLK, from the coding sequence ATGTCAAAAACAATTGCAATTAATGCAGGTAGTTCAAGTCTAAAATGGCAACTTTATCAAATGCCAGAAGAAACAGTATTAGCGGCAGGGATTGTTGAGCGCATCGGTTTGAACGATTCCATCTCAACAGTTAAGTATGATGGGAAGAAAGAAAGTGAAGTTTTAGATATTCCTAATCATACGGTTGCGGTTAAGATCCTCCTAGAAGACTTGCTTAAACACAACATCATTGCTGCTTACGAGGAAATTACTGGCATCGGACACCGTGTTGTTGCAGGTGGAGAGATTTTCAAAGAATCAGTTGTTATTGGACCAAAAGAGGTTGAGCAAATTGAAGAACTAAGTGCTTTGGCACCGCTTCATAACCCAGCACACGTGGCGGCGATGCGCGCATTTGAGGAAGTACTACCAGAAGTTTTGAATGTAGCTGTTTTTGATACAGCCTTTCACACTACGATGCCAAAGCATGCCTATCTTTATCCGATTCCACAAAAGTACTATACCGACCACAAGGTTCGTAAGTATGGAGCGCACGGAACTAGCCACTACTATGTAGCGCATGAGGCAGCAAAAGTTTTGGGGCGTCCAATCGAAGAGTTAAAATTGATTACGGCACATATCGGAAATGGTGTATCCATCACTGCTAACTATCATGGTGAATCTGTGGATACTTCAATGGGCTTCACACCACTAGCTGGTCCAATGATGGGAACTCGTTCAGGGGATATTGATCCTGCTATCATTCCTTATTTGATTGCGAATGTTGAAGAACTGAAAGATGCTGCAGATGTTGTGAACATGTTGAATAAACAGTCAGGCTTGTTCGGTGTATCTGGCTTCTCAAGTGATATGCGTGATATTGAAGCAGGCATCCAAGCTCACAATCCAGATGCAGTGTTGGCCTACAATATTTTCATTGACCGTATTAAGAAATTTATCGGTCAGTATCTTGCAGTTTTAAATGGGGCAGATGCTATTGTCTTCACGGCTGGTATGGGTGAAAATGCACCGCTTATGCGCAATGACGTAGTAGAAGGCTTGTCTTGGTTTGGTATTGAGTTGGACCCAGAAAAAAATGTATTTGGCAACTATGGTGACATTTCAACGGCAGAATCAAGGGTTCGTGTCTTGGTTATTCCGACGGATGAAGAATTGGTTATTGCGCGTGAAGTTGAACGTTTGAAATAA
- the comGG gene encoding competence type IV pilus minor pilin ComGG, which translates to MLLKKKVKAGILLYALLMLAVFSLLLQFYLHRQEAESRLVQVARQETTAYIMAQMVLDKVEQDLQVEKIVTGAVVNEKEANLTTGSKQKENRGRVSFQEGQARYQLKGDQLLVTVELTSDGLYTYQFPFGLSSEGG; encoded by the coding sequence ATGCTTTTAAAGAAAAAAGTTAAGGCTGGCATCCTACTCTATGCCCTTTTGATGCTGGCTGTTTTTAGTCTCTTGCTTCAGTTTTATCTCCACCGCCAAGAGGCTGAGAGTCGCTTGGTACAGGTGGCAAGGCAAGAAACGACTGCTTATATCATGGCTCAGATGGTCTTGGACAAGGTCGAGCAGGACCTGCAAGTAGAAAAAATAGTTACGGGAGCGGTAGTGAATGAAAAGGAAGCAAATTTAACCACAGGTTCTAAGCAGAAGGAGAATAGAGGAAGGGTCTCCTTTCAAGAGGGACAGGCTCGTTATCAACTTAAAGGAGACCAACTATTGGTTACAGTTGAGTTAACAAGTGATGGTCTGTATACCTATCAATTTCCTTTTGGGCTATCATCAGAAGGAGGGTGA
- a CDS encoding class I SAM-dependent methyltransferase: MNFEKIEQAYDLLLENVQTIQNQLGTNIYDAMIEQNATYVAGQHETDLVVKNNQTLKQLDLTKEEWRRAYQFLLIKANQTEPMQYNHQFTPDSIGFILSFLVDQLVPTQKVTVLEIGSGTGNLAQTILNASQKELDYLGIEVDDLLIDLSASIADVMQADISFAQGDAVRPQILKESQVILGDLPIGYYPDDQIASRYQVASPKEHTYAHHLLMEQSLKYLEKDGFAILLAPNDLLTSPQSDLLKGWLQEQANIVAMIALPPNLFGKTAMAKSIFVLQKKAARSLTPFVYPLQSLQEPEAIQKFMLNFKNWKQENAI; this comes from the coding sequence ATGAATTTTGAAAAGATCGAACAGGCTTACGACCTGCTATTAGAAAACGTACAGACTATCCAAAACCAGCTAGGTACCAATATCTATGATGCCATGATTGAGCAAAATGCTACTTACGTAGCTGGTCAGCATGAGACGGATCTTGTTGTCAAAAACAATCAGACCTTGAAACAACTAGATTTAACCAAGGAAGAATGGCGTCGTGCCTATCAATTCTTGCTCATCAAGGCCAATCAGACTGAGCCCATGCAGTACAATCACCAGTTCACACCAGACTCTATCGGATTTATCCTATCTTTTCTAGTAGACCAATTGGTGCCGACTCAAAAGGTGACGGTTCTGGAAATTGGTTCGGGGACAGGCAATCTAGCTCAGACCATTCTCAACGCCAGCCAGAAAGAATTGGATTATTTGGGGATCGAAGTGGACGACCTCTTGATTGATTTGTCGGCAAGTATTGCGGATGTCATGCAGGCAGATATTTCTTTTGCTCAGGGAGATGCGGTACGTCCGCAGATTTTGAAGGAAAGTCAAGTAATTTTGGGAGATTTGCCTATTGGCTACTATCCAGATGACCAGATTGCTAGCCGTTATCAGGTCGCCAGTCCAAAGGAACATACCTACGCCCATCATTTGCTCATGGAACAATCCCTCAAATATCTGGAAAAAGATGGCTTTGCGATTTTGTTGGCTCCAAATGATTTATTGACTAGTCCGCAAAGCGATTTGCTGAAAGGTTGGTTACAGGAGCAAGCCAATATTGTTGCCATGATTGCCCTGCCACCAAATCTCTTTGGGAAGACTGCTATGGCCAAGTCTATTTTTGTCTTGCAAAAGAAAGCTGCAAGATCGTTGACGCCGTTTGTTTATCCCTTACAAAGTCTTCAAGAACCAGAAGCTATTCAGAAGTTCATGCTCAATTTCAAAAATTGGAAGCAAGAGAATGCAATTTAA
- the comGE gene encoding competence type IV pilus minor pilin ComGE, with protein MVAIRKQKNKAYILLESLVALATLVTICSLILSAVDAGRRRQVWELEQQEVFNLAQMAVQTKQDDLALNGVAVQVQRTAERVAVFHEGKEVLSVVKK; from the coding sequence GTGGTCGCTATAAGAAAACAGAAGAATAAGGCTTATATTTTGCTAGAAAGTCTGGTTGCCCTTGCGACTCTAGTGACCATTTGCAGCTTGATTTTATCAGCTGTGGATGCAGGTCGTAGGCGACAGGTTTGGGAATTGGAACAACAGGAGGTTTTCAACTTAGCACAGATGGCTGTCCAGACAAAACAAGATGACCTAGCCTTAAACGGAGTTGCAGTTCAGGTTCAACGAACTGCGGAAAGAGTTGCGGTTTTCCATGAAGGAAAGGAGGTTTTATCGGTTGTTAAAAAGTAA
- the comGB gene encoding competence type IV pilus assembly protein ComGB, producing MRKLIGFLQQDISVFGRQKQKKLPLARQRKVIELFNNLFASGFHLGEIVDFLKRSQLLADPYTQVLSDGLLAGKPFSSLLADLRFSDAVVTQVALAEVHGNTSLSLIHIQSYLENVSKVRKKLIEVATYPIILLGFLLLIMLGLKNYLLPQLEEGNAATVLINHLPTIFLSLSGLSLVAVLAGMVWFRKTNKIKVFSCLAALPFFGKLIQTYLTAYYAREWGSLIGQGLDLPQIVGLMQEQQSQLFREIGQDLEQSLSNGQSFHEHIKTYAFFKRELSLIVEYGQVKSKLGSELTVYAAECWEDFFSRVNRAMQLIQPLVFLFVALMVVLIYAAMLLPIYQNMEL from the coding sequence ATGCGCAAATTGATCGGCTTTTTGCAGCAGGACATATCAGTCTTCGGCAGGCAGAAACAGAAAAAATTACCCTTGGCTCGCCAGCGTAAGGTCATTGAGCTTTTCAATAATCTTTTTGCCAGTGGTTTTCATCTGGGGGAGATTGTTGATTTCCTCAAACGCAGTCAGCTTCTGGCAGATCCCTATACCCAGGTCTTGTCAGACGGGTTGCTGGCAGGCAAACCCTTTTCGAGTTTGCTGGCAGATTTGCGATTTTCAGATGCGGTGGTCACACAGGTGGCTCTAGCAGAAGTTCATGGTAATACCAGCCTGAGTTTGATTCATATCCAGTCCTATCTGGAAAATGTCAGCAAGGTTCGTAAAAAGCTGATTGAGGTGGCGACCTATCCGATTATATTGCTTGGTTTTCTGCTTTTGATTATGCTTGGCTTGAAAAACTATCTTCTGCCCCAGTTGGAGGAAGGCAATGCAGCGACAGTGCTGATTAATCATCTACCGACCATCTTTTTATCTCTAAGTGGACTTAGTTTGGTGGCGGTCTTAGCTGGTATGGTTTGGTTTCGCAAAACCAATAAAATTAAGGTCTTTTCCTGCTTGGCAGCTCTGCCATTTTTCGGAAAACTCATCCAAACCTACCTGACGGCCTATTACGCCAGGGAGTGGGGGAGTTTGATTGGGCAAGGCTTGGACCTGCCGCAGATTGTGGGCTTGATGCAAGAGCAGCAGTCGCAGCTTTTTCGGGAGATTGGCCAGGACCTGGAGCAGTCGCTTTCCAATGGTCAGAGTTTTCACGAACACATTAAGACCTACGCCTTTTTTAAGCGGGAGCTGAGTTTGATTGTCGAGTACGGTCAGGTCAAGTCCAAGTTGGGTAGCGAGTTGACAGTTTATGCGGCTGAATGTTGGGAGGATTTTTTCTCTCGGGTCAATAGAGCCATGCAGCTAATCCAACCGCTGGTCTTTCTCTTTGTGGCCTTAATGGTCGTTCTCATCTACGCAGCCATGTTGCTGCCGATTTATCAAAATATGGAGTTGTAA
- the rpoC gene encoding DNA-directed RNA polymerase subunit beta' produces MVDVNRFKSMQITLASPSKVRSWSYGEVKKPETINYRTLKPERDGLFDEVIFGPTKDWECSCGKYKRIRYKGITCDRCGVEVTRAKVRRERMGHIELKAPISHIWYFKGIPSRMGLTLDMSPRALEEVIYFAAYVVIDPKDTPLEHKSIMTEREYRERLREYGYGSFVAKMGAEAIQDLLKQVDLPKEIAALKEELKTASGQKRIKAVRRLDVLDAFYKSGNKPEWMILNILPVIPPDLRPMVQLDGGRFAASDLNELYRRVINRNNRLARLLELNAPGIIVQNEKRMLQEAVDALIDNGRRGRPITGPGSRPLKSLSHMLKGKQGRFRQNLLGKRVDFSGRSVIAVGPTLKMYQCGVPREMAIELFKPFVMREIVARDIAGNVKAAKRLIERGDDRIWDILEEVIKEHPVLLNRAPTLHRLGIQAFEPVLIDGKALRLHPLVCEAYNADFDGDQMAIHVPLSEEAQAEARILMLAAEHILNPKDGKPVVTPSQDMVLGNYYLTMEDAGREGEGMVFKDADEAVMAYRNGYVHLHTRVGIATDSLDKPWKDNQKHKVMMTTVGKILFNAIMPEGLPYLQEPNNANLTEGTPDKYFLEPGSDIKAAIAELPINPPFKKKNLGNIIAEIFKRFRTTETSALLDRLKDLGYYHSTLAGLTVGIADIPVIDNKAEIIEESHERVEQIKKQFRRGMITDDERYAAVTDEWRSAKEKLEKRLVEKQDPKNPIVMMMDSGARGNISNFSQLAGMRGLMSAPNGRIMELPILSNFREGLSVLEMFFSTHGARKGMTDTALKTADSGYLTRRLVDVAQDVIIREDDCGTDRGLDIRSITDGKEMIEPLEERLQGRYTKKTVKHPETGAVIIGPNQLITEDIAREIVNAGVEQVTIRSVFTCNTRHGVCRHCYGINLATGDAVEVGEAVGTIAAQSIGEPGTQLTMRTFHTGGVASNSDITQGLPRVQEIFEARNPKGEAVITEVKGEVIAIEEDASTRTKKVFVKGKTGEGEYVVPFTARMKVEVGDQVARGAALTEGSIQPKRLLEVRDVLAVETYLLSEVQKVYRSQGVEIGDKHIEVMVRQMLRKVRVMDPGDTDLLMGTLMDITDFTDANAEVVIAGGIPATARPVLMGITKASLETNSFLSAASFQETTRVLTDAAIRGKRDNLLGLKENVIIGKIIPAGTGMARYRNLEPQAINEVEIIEDTVAEELAAEAELEAVTE; encoded by the coding sequence GTGGTTGACGTAAATCGATTTAAAAGTATGCAAATCACGTTAGCTTCACCAAGTAAGGTTCGTTCATGGTCTTACGGTGAGGTTAAAAAACCTGAAACAATCAACTATCGTACACTTAAACCAGAACGTGATGGACTTTTTGACGAAGTCATCTTCGGTCCAACAAAAGACTGGGAGTGTTCATGTGGTAAATACAAGCGTATCCGTTATAAAGGGATTACTTGTGACCGCTGTGGTGTAGAAGTGACTCGTGCAAAAGTACGTCGTGAACGTATGGGACACATTGAGTTGAAAGCACCAATTTCACACATTTGGTATTTCAAAGGTATTCCAAGTCGTATGGGCTTGACCTTGGATATGAGCCCACGTGCGCTTGAGGAAGTTATCTACTTCGCAGCTTACGTGGTGATCGATCCGAAAGATACACCGCTTGAGCACAAGTCAATCATGACAGAGCGCGAATACCGTGAGCGTTTGCGTGAATATGGTTATGGTTCATTCGTTGCCAAAATGGGTGCAGAAGCGATCCAAGACCTCTTGAAACAAGTCGATCTTCCAAAAGAAATCGCAGCTTTGAAAGAAGAATTGAAAACAGCTTCTGGTCAAAAACGCATTAAAGCAGTTCGCCGCTTGGATGTATTGGATGCTTTCTATAAATCTGGTAACAAGCCTGAGTGGATGATTCTCAATATCCTTCCAGTTATTCCACCAGATTTGCGTCCGATGGTTCAGTTGGATGGTGGCCGTTTTGCCGCATCTGACTTGAACGAACTCTACCGCCGTGTTATCAACCGTAACAACCGTTTGGCTCGTCTCTTGGAACTTAATGCTCCAGGTATCATCGTACAAAACGAAAAACGGATGCTCCAAGAAGCTGTGGATGCTTTGATTGACAACGGTCGCCGTGGTCGTCCAATTACAGGACCAGGTAGCCGTCCACTTAAATCACTCAGCCACATGCTTAAAGGTAAGCAAGGACGATTCCGTCAAAACTTGCTTGGTAAGCGTGTTGACTTCTCAGGCCGTTCCGTTATCGCCGTTGGTCCAACTCTTAAAATGTACCAATGTGGTGTACCACGTGAAATGGCTATCGAGCTCTTCAAACCGTTTGTCATGCGCGAAATCGTTGCCCGTGATATTGCTGGAAACGTAAAAGCTGCAAAACGTTTGATTGAGCGTGGTGATGATCGTATTTGGGATATCTTGGAAGAAGTGATCAAAGAACACCCAGTTCTTTTGAACCGCGCACCTACCCTTCACCGTTTGGGTATCCAGGCTTTTGAGCCAGTTCTAATCGACGGTAAAGCCCTTCGTTTGCACCCGCTTGTCTGTGAAGCCTACAACGCCGACTTTGACGGTGACCAGATGGCGATTCACGTTCCATTGTCAGAAGAAGCACAAGCAGAAGCACGTATCCTTATGCTTGCGGCAGAACACATCCTTAACCCTAAAGATGGTAAACCTGTCGTAACACCATCTCAGGATATGGTTTTGGGTAACTACTACTTGACCATGGAAGATGCTGGTCGTGAAGGTGAAGGTATGGTCTTCAAGGATGCGGATGAGGCTGTTATGGCTTACCGCAATGGCTATGTTCACTTGCATACTCGTGTTGGTATCGCAACAGATAGCCTCGATAAACCTTGGAAAGACAACCAAAAACACAAGGTCATGATGACAACTGTCGGAAAAATCTTGTTCAACGCAATTATGCCAGAAGGTCTTCCATACTTGCAAGAGCCAAACAATGCTAACTTGACAGAAGGAACTCCTGATAAATACTTCTTGGAACCAGGATCAGATATTAAGGCTGCCATTGCAGAATTGCCAATCAACCCACCATTCAAGAAGAAAAATCTTGGTAACATCATCGCTGAAATCTTCAAGCGTTTCCGTACAACTGAAACATCAGCCCTTCTTGACCGTTTGAAAGACTTGGGTTATTATCACTCAACACTCGCTGGTTTGACAGTGGGTATTGCCGATATCCCAGTTATCGACAACAAGGCTGAAATCATTGAAGAATCTCACGAACGTGTAGAACAAATCAAGAAACAATTCCGTCGTGGTATGATTACTGACGATGAGCGCTATGCAGCTGTTACAGATGAATGGCGTTCAGCTAAGGAAAAATTGGAAAAACGCCTGGTTGAAAAACAAGATCCTAAGAACCCAATCGTTATGATGATGGACTCTGGTGCCCGTGGTAACATCTCCAACTTCTCCCAGTTGGCCGGTATGCGTGGTCTGATGTCAGCTCCGAACGGACGTATCATGGAATTGCCAATCTTGTCTAACTTCCGTGAAGGTCTTTCAGTATTGGAAATGTTCTTCTCAACTCACGGTGCCCGTAAGGGTATGACGGATACGGCCTTGAAGACAGCCGACTCAGGTTACTTGACTCGTCGTTTGGTTGACGTTGCCCAAGACGTTATTATCCGTGAAGACGACTGTGGAACAGACCGTGGTCTTGACATCCGTTCAATCACAGATGGCAAGGAAATGATCGAGCCACTTGAAGAGCGTTTGCAAGGTCGTTACACTAAGAAAACTGTTAAACATCCTGAAACGGGTGCCGTTATCATTGGTCCAAACCAATTGATTACGGAAGATATTGCCCGTGAAATTGTCAATGCAGGTGTTGAACAAGTAACCATCCGTAGCGTATTTACATGTAACACTCGTCACGGTGTCTGCCGTCATTGTTATGGTATCAACTTGGCGACAGGTGATGCGGTTGAAGTGGGTGAAGCAGTTGGTACAATCGCTGCCCAATCGATCGGTGAGCCTGGTACACAGCTTACAATGCGTACCTTCCACACGGGTGGTGTAGCCTCAAACAGCGATATTACGCAGGGTCTTCCTCGTGTCCAAGAGATCTTTGAAGCCCGTAACCCGAAAGGGGAAGCGGTTATCACTGAGGTTAAAGGTGAAGTTATCGCTATTGAAGAAGATGCTTCTACTCGTACCAAGAAAGTCTTTGTTAAAGGTAAAACTGGCGAAGGCGAATATGTGGTTCCATTTACAGCCCGTATGAAGGTTGAAGTTGGGGACCAAGTCGCGCGTGGAGCAGCCCTTACCGAAGGTTCTATCCAACCAAAACGCTTGCTTGAAGTCCGTGATGTCTTGGCGGTTGAAACTTACCTTCTTTCTGAAGTTCAAAAAGTTTACCGTAGCCAGGGTGTAGAAATCGGCGACAAGCACATCGAGGTAATGGTTCGTCAAATGCTTCGTAAAGTTCGTGTCATGGATCCAGGTGACACAGATCTTCTCATGGGTACCCTCATGGATATCACAGACTTTACAGATGCCAATGCGGAAGTGGTTATTGCGGGTGGTATTCCGGCAACAGCTCGTCCAGTTCTTATGGGTATCACGAAGGCTTCCCTTGAAACCAACTCATTCTTGTCTGCCGCATCCTTCCAAGAAACAACTCGCGTTCTTACAGATGCAGCTATTCGTGGTAAACGTGACAACCTTCTCGGTCTTAAAGAGAACGTTATCATCGGTAAGATTATCCCAGCAGGTACAGGTATGGCCCGCTACCGTAATCTTGAACCACAAGCCATCAATGAAGTTGAAATCATTGAAGACACAGTAGCAGAAGAGCTTGCTGCAGAAGCAGAGCTTGAAGCTGTAACTGAATAA
- the comGC gene encoding competence type IV pilus major pilin ComGC has product MKKLVEMKVKGFTLVEMLVVLGIISLLLLLFVPNLSQQKDAIQKKGDAAVVKVVESQMELYELEHDEEATVADLQAKGYITEKQAKQYATAKK; this is encoded by the coding sequence ATGAAAAAATTAGTTGAAATGAAGGTAAAAGGGTTCACTCTGGTGGAAATGTTGGTCGTTTTAGGGATCATTAGCCTGCTCTTGCTCCTCTTTGTGCCAAATTTGAGCCAGCAGAAGGATGCTATTCAGAAGAAGGGGGATGCGGCTGTTGTCAAAGTAGTGGAGAGTCAGATGGAGCTCTATGAATTGGAACATGACGAGGAAGCAACGGTGGCAGATTTGCAGGCGAAAGGTTATATTACTGAAAAACAAGCAAAACAGTATGCTACGGCGAAAAAATAA